In Bacillus sp. Marseille-Q1617, a genomic segment contains:
- a CDS encoding L-dopachrome tautomerase-related protein produces MKPMLPMEKFFGKLELVYEFYGAMPTGVSVSETGRIFICFPKWGDDVKFTVAEIVGDTLEPYPSLKTNLGSQGNITMSFISVQSVFADGRGTLWVLDTAAPNFSEPIKGGAKLVAVDLKTNTIRRVYTFTEDVVLPTTYLNDVRFDFRVGKAGYAYITDSSSKGPGAIIVVDLENGNAFRRLNGVNSTSPDPYFLPKVEGEILMNRNKDGSTSPFRLASDGIAISPDGKVLFYCPLSSRHLYSISTEALRDRTIPDTDLRYQVEYWGEKGASDGMISGAKGNLYAGDYENNSIRKILPNGIMETIAHDPRILWPDTFSIGPDQYLYVIVNQLHRQARFHYGKDLRQKPYSLLRMKIDEFPASTFS; encoded by the coding sequence ATGAAACCTATGTTACCTATGGAAAAATTTTTCGGTAAGTTAGAGCTAGTATATGAATTTTATGGGGCTATGCCGACAGGCGTTAGTGTATCAGAAACCGGTCGTATTTTCATTTGCTTTCCGAAATGGGGAGACGACGTTAAGTTCACAGTGGCGGAAATTGTTGGAGATACTTTGGAGCCTTACCCTAGTTTAAAAACCAATTTGGGTAGTCAAGGTAATATTACAATGTCTTTCATCAGTGTCCAAAGTGTATTTGCGGATGGAAGGGGAACACTTTGGGTTTTAGATACAGCGGCACCTAATTTTTCCGAACCAATTAAAGGAGGGGCAAAATTAGTCGCTGTGGATTTAAAAACCAATACAATAAGAAGAGTTTATACTTTTACAGAAGATGTTGTCCTGCCAACAACTTATCTGAATGATGTCCGATTTGATTTTCGAGTTGGAAAAGCAGGTTATGCTTATATAACGGATTCATCTTCCAAAGGACCAGGAGCTATAATCGTTGTGGATTTAGAAAATGGAAATGCGTTCAGACGGTTAAATGGAGTAAATTCCACTTCACCCGACCCTTATTTTTTACCGAAAGTAGAAGGAGAAATTTTGATGAACCGAAACAAAGATGGCTCAACATCTCCATTTAGATTGGCGTCTGATGGTATAGCGATTTCTCCCGACGGAAAGGTTTTATTTTATTGTCCACTTTCCAGCCGGCATTTGTATTCAATCTCAACAGAAGCTCTAAGAGACCGAACGATACCGGACACCGATTTACGTTACCAGGTTGAGTACTGGGGAGAAAAAGGTGCGTCTGATGGGATGATCAGCGGGGCAAAAGGAAACCTTTATGCCGGAGACTATGAAAACAACAGTATTCGAAAAATATTGCCAAATGGCATAATGGAAACCATTGCTCATGATCCGAGAATTTTATGGCCGGATACTTTTTCAATTGGGCCTGATCAATACTTATATGTCATTGTGAACCAATTACATCGGCAGGCAAGGTTTCATTATGGAAAAGACCTGCGACAGAAACCGTATAGTTTACTTCGTATGAAAATTGATGAATTCCCTGCTTCTACCTTTTCGTAA
- the eno gene encoding phosphopyruvate hydratase codes for MPFITDVYAREVLDSRGNPTIEVEVYTQSGAFGRALVPSGASTGEYEAVELRDGDKGRYLGKGVEKAVDNVNNEIAEEIIGFDVTEQVAIDQAMIALDGTENKGKLGANAILGVSMAVARAAADFFGVELYQYLGGFNSKQLPVPMMNIVNGGEHADNNVDIQEFMIMPVGAPTFKEGLRMGAEIFHSLKSVLKSKGYNTAVGDEGGFAPNLKSNEEALSTIIEAIENAGYKPGEEILLAMDVAASEIFNKEDGKYHLSGEGVVRTSAEMVDWYAEMCEKYPIISIEDGLDENDWEGFKLLTDRIGNKVQLVGDDLFVTNTSKLAQGIEQGIGNSILIKVNQIGTLTETFDAIEMAKRAGYTAVISHRSGETEDSTIADIAVATNAGQIKTGAPSRTDRVAKYNQLLRIEDQLAHTAQYLGVNTFYNVKR; via the coding sequence ATGCCATTCATTACAGACGTATACGCACGTGAAGTACTAGATTCACGCGGTAACCCAACAATCGAAGTAGAAGTTTACACTCAATCAGGCGCTTTCGGACGCGCACTTGTTCCATCCGGAGCATCTACTGGTGAATACGAAGCAGTAGAACTACGCGACGGTGACAAAGGCCGCTACCTTGGTAAAGGTGTAGAAAAAGCTGTCGATAACGTAAATAACGAAATCGCTGAAGAAATCATCGGTTTTGACGTAACTGAGCAAGTGGCAATCGACCAGGCGATGATTGCGCTTGACGGTACAGAAAACAAAGGTAAATTAGGTGCCAACGCAATCCTTGGTGTTTCCATGGCTGTTGCACGCGCAGCTGCTGACTTCTTCGGAGTAGAACTTTACCAATACCTTGGCGGATTCAACTCCAAGCAGCTTCCAGTTCCAATGATGAACATCGTCAACGGCGGAGAGCACGCAGATAACAACGTTGATATCCAGGAATTCATGATCATGCCTGTAGGAGCTCCTACTTTCAAAGAAGGACTTCGCATGGGTGCTGAAATCTTCCACAGCCTGAAATCAGTTCTTAAATCCAAAGGCTACAACACAGCTGTAGGTGACGAAGGCGGATTCGCTCCTAACCTTAAGTCTAACGAAGAAGCACTTTCTACAATCATCGAAGCAATCGAAAATGCAGGCTACAAGCCAGGCGAAGAAATCCTTCTTGCAATGGACGTAGCAGCTTCTGAAATCTTCAACAAAGAAGACGGCAAATATCATCTTTCTGGTGAAGGCGTAGTTCGTACTTCAGCTGAGATGGTTGACTGGTATGCTGAAATGTGCGAGAAATACCCAATCATCTCTATCGAAGATGGTCTTGACGAAAACGACTGGGAAGGTTTCAAACTTCTGACTGACCGCATCGGTAACAAAGTTCAGCTTGTCGGTGACGACCTATTCGTTACAAACACAAGCAAGCTTGCTCAAGGTATCGAACAGGGAATCGGTAACTCAATCCTGATCAAGGTTAACCAAATCGGTACCCTTACTGAAACGTTCGATGCAATCGAAATGGCGAAGCGCGCAGGCTACACTGCAGTCATCTCTCACCGTTCAGGTGAAACAGAAGACAGCACAATTGCTGATATCGCAGTGGCAACAAACGCCGGCCAAATCAAAACAGGTGCACCATCACGTACAGACCGTGTGGCTAAGTACAACCAATTGCTTCGTATCGAAGACCAATTGGCACACACTGCACAATACCTTGGTGTGAACACATTCTATAACGTTAAGCGCTAA
- the rnr gene encoding ribonuclease R has product MDENIKEHVDKLLSYMKEEAYKPLTVQELEEAFGIEGSTNFKDFVKALVVMEEKGLVVRTRSNRYGLPEKMNLVRGKVSAHAKGFAFVIPEESGLDDIFIPPNETNNAMHGDIVLVRVSSNTSGSRREGTVVRIVERGVDQIVGTFTQSKHFGFVIPDDKKFASDIFIPKSAQKGAIEGHKVVVKLTSYPEGRKSAEGEVVEILGHKNDPGVDILSIIHKHGITVDFPEEVMEQANNVPDTIDESEIPNRRDLRDQTIVTIDGADAKDLDDAVTVTKLDNGNYKLGVHIADVTYYVKESSPIDEEAFDRGTSVYLVDRVIPMIPHRLSNGICSLNPQVDRLTLSCDMEISPDGDVVKHEIFQSVIKTTERMTYSDVNKILVDKDEELRKHYEPLVPMFEQMEDLAQILRTKRMKRGAIDFDFKEAKVLVDDEGEPTDVVLRERSVAEKLIEEFMLVANETVAEHFHWMEVPFIYRIHEDPKEDKLQRFFEFITNFGLIVKGTANSVHPRALQEIIEDVQGKSEEMVVSTMMLRSMQQAKYDPESLGHFGLATEFYTHFTSPIRRYPDLIVHRLIRTYLIEGKLDQATRDKWGAQMGNIAQHTSSRERRAVDAERETDELKKAEYMEDKVGEEYDGIISSVTNFGMFVELPNTIEGLVHVSYMTDDYYRFDERHLAMIGERTGNVFRIGDEITIRVVSVNKDERAIDFEIVGMKNNRRERPSESRTFRSDSGKGKSPSRKKDDGEWSTRPPKNNKKKKKNKKHYENAPRSKRKKKK; this is encoded by the coding sequence ATGGACGAAAATATTAAAGAGCATGTGGATAAACTCCTTTCCTACATGAAAGAAGAGGCCTATAAACCGCTGACGGTACAGGAGCTTGAAGAAGCATTCGGAATCGAAGGCTCAACCAACTTCAAGGATTTTGTCAAGGCGCTCGTCGTCATGGAGGAAAAGGGGCTTGTGGTACGCACCAGGAGCAACCGCTACGGCCTGCCGGAAAAAATGAATCTAGTAAGAGGGAAGGTATCCGCCCATGCAAAGGGGTTTGCTTTCGTCATACCTGAAGAATCAGGTCTGGATGATATCTTCATCCCTCCCAATGAAACGAACAACGCGATGCACGGGGATATCGTACTTGTCCGCGTGTCTTCCAACACATCCGGATCGAGACGGGAAGGAACGGTCGTCCGCATCGTGGAACGCGGAGTCGACCAGATCGTCGGAACGTTTACTCAAAGCAAGCACTTCGGTTTTGTCATCCCGGATGATAAGAAGTTTGCAAGCGACATCTTTATCCCGAAGTCTGCCCAAAAGGGAGCGATCGAAGGGCATAAAGTCGTTGTGAAATTGACGTCGTATCCTGAAGGAAGAAAGAGTGCTGAAGGGGAGGTTGTCGAAATCCTCGGTCATAAAAATGATCCAGGCGTCGATATCCTTTCAATCATCCATAAGCATGGCATCACGGTCGATTTCCCTGAGGAAGTGATGGAGCAGGCGAATAACGTTCCGGATACGATCGATGAATCAGAGATTCCGAATAGACGGGACCTTCGTGATCAGACCATCGTCACGATTGACGGAGCGGACGCGAAAGACCTCGATGATGCGGTCACTGTGACAAAGCTCGACAACGGGAATTACAAGCTGGGAGTACATATCGCAGACGTTACCTACTATGTGAAAGAAAGCTCTCCGATTGATGAGGAAGCCTTTGATAGAGGAACAAGCGTGTACCTCGTCGACCGGGTGATCCCGATGATCCCGCACCGCCTGTCGAACGGGATCTGCTCATTGAATCCGCAGGTGGATCGTCTGACACTTTCCTGTGATATGGAAATCTCACCGGATGGGGATGTCGTCAAACACGAAATCTTCCAAAGTGTGATCAAGACCACGGAAAGAATGACTTACTCTGATGTAAATAAAATTCTTGTCGACAAAGACGAGGAGCTTCGTAAACATTATGAACCGCTTGTGCCGATGTTCGAGCAGATGGAAGACCTTGCCCAGATCCTCCGTACAAAACGGATGAAGCGCGGTGCCATCGACTTTGATTTTAAAGAAGCAAAAGTGCTGGTCGATGACGAAGGTGAACCGACGGATGTCGTTCTTCGTGAACGCTCGGTTGCGGAGAAACTGATCGAAGAGTTCATGCTTGTTGCCAACGAAACCGTCGCGGAACACTTCCACTGGATGGAAGTACCGTTCATTTATCGTATCCATGAAGATCCGAAAGAAGACAAGCTGCAGCGCTTCTTCGAATTCATCACGAACTTCGGGTTGATTGTAAAAGGCACAGCCAATTCCGTGCACCCGCGTGCCCTTCAGGAAATCATTGAAGATGTGCAGGGTAAATCGGAGGAAATGGTTGTATCCACGATGATGCTCCGTTCGATGCAGCAGGCGAAATACGATCCTGAAAGCCTGGGTCACTTCGGACTTGCGACAGAGTTCTATACTCATTTCACATCGCCGATCCGCCGTTATCCTGACTTGATCGTTCACCGCCTGATCAGAACGTACCTGATTGAAGGCAAGCTTGATCAAGCGACCCGCGATAAATGGGGAGCGCAAATGGGCAATATCGCGCAGCATACCTCAAGCCGTGAACGCCGTGCCGTAGACGCTGAGCGCGAAACGGATGAACTGAAAAAAGCAGAGTATATGGAAGACAAGGTCGGGGAAGAGTACGATGGTATCATCTCCTCTGTCACGAATTTCGGTATGTTCGTCGAGCTGCCTAACACAATTGAAGGTCTTGTCCATGTCAGCTATATGACAGACGATTACTACCGTTTTGACGAGCGTCATCTCGCCATGATCGGAGAGCGGACAGGCAACGTCTTCCGCATCGGTGACGAAATCACGATCCGCGTCGTCAGTGTCAACAAAGACGAACGCGCCATCGACTTCGAAATCGTCGGCATGAAAAACAACCGCAGGGAGCGGCCGTCCGAATCCCGCACATTCCGCTCAGACAGCGGAAAAGGAAAATCCCCGTCACGCAAAAAAGACGACGGAGAATGGTCAACAAGACCTCCTAAAAACAACAAAAAGAAAAAGAAAAACAAAAAACACTACGAAAACGCCCCAAGAAGTAAACGTAAAAAGAAGAAGTAA
- the smpB gene encoding SsrA-binding protein SmpB — MPKGEGKLIAQNKKARHDYAVEETYEAGLVLQGTEIKAIRAGRVNLKDSFARIRNGEVFVHNMHISPYEQGNRFNHEPLRTRKLLLHRKQINKLIGESKEAGYSIVPLKLYIKNGVAKLLIGLARGKKKYDKREDLKRKEANRSIQRELAQRQKGM; from the coding sequence ATGCCAAAGGGAGAAGGCAAGCTCATTGCCCAAAATAAAAAAGCCCGCCATGACTATGCAGTAGAAGAAACATACGAAGCCGGACTTGTCCTGCAAGGAACAGAAATAAAAGCCATCCGAGCCGGACGCGTAAACCTGAAAGATTCTTTCGCCCGAATCAGAAACGGCGAAGTATTCGTGCACAACATGCACATCAGTCCATATGAGCAGGGAAACCGTTTCAACCACGAACCGCTAAGAACACGTAAACTTCTGCTTCACCGCAAGCAAATCAACAAATTGATCGGTGAATCCAAAGAAGCAGGTTATTCAATTGTACCGCTTAAGCTCTATATCAAGAATGGTGTAGCGAAACTACTAATCGGTCTTGCGCGAGGTAAGAAGAAGTATGATAAGCGTGAAGATCTAAAGCGTAAAGAAGCAAATCGCTCCATTCAAAGAGAACTTGCTCAAAGACAAAAAGGCATGTAG
- a CDS encoding carboxylesterase: MKTVLPKPFTFEAGPRAVLLLHGFTGNSADVRMLGRYLEKKGYSSHAPHYKGHGVPPEELVHTGPEDWWQDVMNGYQHLKDKGYEEIAVAGLSLGGVFSLKLGYTVPVKGIVPMCAPMYIKSEEVMYKGVVEYAREFKKFEGKQEDQIEREIEEFKKTPMNTLKALQELIADVRNNVDMIYSPTFVVQARHDHMINTDSANIIYDNVESDEKDLKWYEESGHVITLDKEKEQLHEDVYNFLEKLDWTV, encoded by the coding sequence ATGAAGACCGTTTTACCAAAACCATTTACATTTGAAGCCGGCCCGAGAGCCGTTCTTCTGCTGCATGGATTCACAGGGAATTCAGCGGATGTGAGAATGCTCGGCCGCTACCTGGAGAAGAAAGGCTATTCTTCACATGCACCGCATTATAAAGGACATGGAGTTCCGCCTGAAGAATTGGTTCATACCGGACCTGAAGACTGGTGGCAGGATGTCATGAATGGATATCAGCATCTGAAGGATAAAGGGTACGAAGAAATTGCAGTGGCAGGACTTTCTTTAGGTGGGGTATTTTCCTTGAAATTGGGTTACACTGTACCTGTAAAGGGTATTGTACCGATGTGTGCGCCTATGTATATAAAAAGTGAAGAAGTCATGTATAAAGGGGTCGTGGAATACGCCCGTGAATTTAAGAAATTTGAAGGAAAACAGGAAGATCAAATTGAAAGAGAAATAGAAGAGTTCAAGAAAACGCCAATGAACACATTGAAAGCTCTTCAGGAACTGATTGCCGATGTACGTAATAATGTCGATATGATCTATTCTCCAACATTTGTCGTACAGGCAAGACATGATCACATGATCAATACCGATTCTGCCAACATTATTTATGATAATGTCGAATCGGACGAAAAGGACCTTAAATGGTACGAGGAATCTGGACATGTCATTACACTGGATAAGGAAAAAGAGCAGCTTCATGAGGATGTGTACAATTTCCTTGAGAAATTGGATTGGACTGTTTAA
- the secG gene encoding preprotein translocase subunit SecG encodes MHALLVTLLIIDSIALIAIVLLQSGKSAGLSGAISGGAEQLFGKQKARGIDLVLHRITIVLSVLFFVLTTAIVAI; translated from the coding sequence ATGCACGCTTTATTAGTCACTTTACTTATCATTGATTCAATTGCACTTATCGCTATTGTTTTACTTCAATCAGGTAAGAGTGCTGGACTTTCAGGGGCCATCTCTGGTGGTGCAGAACAGCTTTTCGGTAAACAGAAGGCACGTGGTATCGACTTGGTACTCCACAGAATCACAATTGTGTTATCTGTTTTATTCTTTGTTCTAACAACTGCAATCGTAGCTATATAA
- a CDS encoding n-acetylglutamate synthase, whose protein sequence is MINYDGRKFVSIENTANGEVSSKTFFEYKQEGNILSATYSGGEIVKGILIGIVKEDGCLQFRYNHVNIKNVIRGGQCYSTPEILSDGRLRLLESWKWLDSSQSEGESIVEEVIHL, encoded by the coding sequence GTGATAAATTATGATGGACGTAAGTTTGTATCAATTGAAAATACAGCTAATGGAGAAGTTTCTTCAAAAACTTTTTTTGAATATAAACAGGAAGGGAATATACTTTCAGCAACTTATAGTGGAGGTGAAATTGTAAAAGGAATATTAATTGGGATTGTGAAGGAAGATGGATGCTTACAGTTTAGGTATAACCATGTAAACATTAAAAATGTTATTAGGGGAGGTCAATGCTATTCTACTCCTGAAATTCTATCCGATGGCAGACTTCGCCTCCTAGAGAGTTGGAAATGGTTAGATAGCAGCCAAAGCGAAGGAGAATCAATTGTTGAAGAAGTTATACATTTATAA
- a CDS encoding DNA alkylation repair protein gives MNKNKSTDIKRSSKAEIILPQINSKTKLGDLRKIAKDIKKDHELAMELWSTGEFLPRLLAILIMDKKLLSQDVLNKLDKDMQTHTYDERNNLMDWLMANQLTKNKKNIALMELWKNSPSALQRRAFWYFQGRLRWTGQTPPDNTADLLSAIEATITQEEPEVQWAMNFTAGWIGVYDEKYRARCIKLGEKTGLYKDEMVSKGCTPNYLPEFITIEVNKRINN, from the coding sequence ATGAATAAAAATAAAAGCACAGATATAAAACGCTCATCAAAAGCAGAAATCATTCTACCTCAGATCAATAGTAAAACAAAGCTAGGCGACTTACGAAAAATAGCGAAGGACATTAAAAAAGATCACGAACTAGCTATGGAACTTTGGTCAACCGGAGAGTTTTTGCCAAGACTATTGGCAATCTTAATTATGGACAAAAAACTACTTTCACAAGATGTACTAAATAAGCTTGATAAGGATATGCAGACTCATACATATGATGAGCGAAATAACTTAATGGATTGGTTAATGGCTAATCAGCTCACCAAAAACAAGAAGAACATTGCATTGATGGAGTTATGGAAAAATAGTCCTTCTGCTCTTCAAAGGAGAGCTTTCTGGTATTTTCAAGGGCGATTGAGATGGACTGGACAAACACCGCCTGATAACACCGCAGACTTACTATCTGCAATTGAAGCTACTATTACCCAGGAAGAACCGGAAGTTCAATGGGCTATGAATTTCACCGCAGGCTGGATAGGCGTTTATGATGAAAAGTATCGAGCACGTTGTATAAAACTTGGTGAGAAAACGGGTCTTTACAAAGATGAAATGGTATCAAAAGGATGTACTCCCAATTATTTGCCGGAGTTCATTACGATTGAAGTTAACAAACGAATTAATAATTAG